One segment of Oscillospiraceae bacterium MB08-C2-2 DNA contains the following:
- a CDS encoding amino acid ABC transporter ATP-binding protein: protein MPIINVSHLSKSFGSNQVLRDIDFSIEKGEVVCIIGSSGSGKSTLLRCMNLLEMKTSGTIAFNDEEIGGSARKINKYRAQVGMVFQSFNLFNNMNVLENCMAGSRKVMGRGKEESKSLAIKYLKKVGMAPYINAKPSQLSGGQKQRVAIARALTMEPEVLLFDEPTSALDPEMVGEVLSVMKELAAEGLTMIIVTHEMAFARDVSDRTIFMDGGVIAESGPPAQLFKNPENPRTREFLTRFMSS from the coding sequence ATGCCTATTATCAATGTCAGCCATTTAAGCAAATCCTTTGGCAGCAATCAGGTGCTGCGGGATATCGATTTCAGCATAGAAAAGGGTGAGGTAGTCTGTATCATTGGCTCCTCGGGCTCGGGCAAATCCACTCTGCTGCGATGCATGAATCTGCTGGAGATGAAAACCAGCGGCACCATTGCTTTTAATGATGAGGAGATTGGCGGGTCCGCCCGTAAAATCAATAAATACCGTGCACAGGTGGGGATGGTTTTTCAATCCTTTAATTTGTTCAACAATATGAACGTGCTTGAAAACTGTATGGCAGGCAGCCGAAAGGTTATGGGCCGAGGCAAGGAGGAATCCAAAAGTCTTGCCATTAAATATCTGAAAAAGGTGGGTATGGCCCCTTATATCAATGCAAAACCCTCACAGCTTTCCGGTGGGCAGAAGCAGCGTGTGGCCATAGCAAGGGCATTGACCATGGAGCCGGAGGTTCTTCTTTTTGATGAACCCACCAGCGCCCTTGACCCGGAGATGGTGGGCGAGGTGCTCAGTGTTATGAAGGAGCTTGCCGCAGAGGGGCTCACCATGATTATTGTAACCCATGAGATGGCTTTTGCCCGGGATGTATCGGATCGAACCATTTTTATGGATGGAGGCGTTATTGCCGAGAGCGGGCCACCGGCACAGCTGTTTAAAAACCCGGAGAATCCCAGAACAAGGGAATTTCTCACGCGATTCATGTCCAGTTGA
- a CDS encoding acetylornithine/succinylornithine family transaminase — protein sequence MKLADTGLTAAQLKEKAHKYIMELCERFDLIAETGKDMYLYDENGTPYLDFYAGIAVNSAGNANKKVVAAVQEQVADLIHTFNYPYTIPQIMLAEKICETIGMDKIFFENSGAESNEAMIKLARKYGTEKLGPQRYEIITAEKSFHGRTFGAMSATGQPDSSIQIGFGSMTPGFKYAQFNNLQSFADAITENTVAIMVEPVQGEGGVVPATHEFMTGLRKLCDEKGLLLLLDEVQTGWCRTGTVMAFMDYGVKPDIVSMAKAMGGGMPIGAICASEEVAKSFTSGSHGTTYGGNPVACAASLAQINELLDRGFAENAKVMGDYFRSLLETLPHVKEVRGKGLLVGVEFEEPITALDVKHGCFDRKLLVTNIGTSIVRMVPPLILTKEDCDQAYAILKETVESLS from the coding sequence ATGAAATTAGCAGATACCGGCCTCACCGCTGCCCAGCTGAAAGAGAAAGCCCACAAGTATATCATGGAGCTTTGTGAGCGGTTTGATTTGATTGCCGAAACAGGCAAGGATATGTACCTGTACGATGAAAACGGTACTCCATATCTGGATTTTTATGCGGGCATCGCTGTAAACAGCGCAGGCAATGCCAACAAAAAGGTGGTGGCTGCTGTTCAGGAACAGGTGGCCGATCTGATTCATACCTTTAATTACCCCTATACCATTCCACAGATTATGCTGGCCGAAAAAATCTGCGAAACCATTGGCATGGATAAGATTTTCTTCGAAAATTCCGGTGCGGAATCCAACGAAGCCATGATCAAGCTGGCCCGAAAATACGGCACGGAAAAACTAGGCCCCCAGCGGTATGAGATTATTACAGCCGAAAAATCCTTTCATGGCCGCACCTTTGGCGCCATGAGTGCCACCGGCCAGCCCGACAGCTCCATTCAAATCGGCTTTGGCAGCATGACCCCTGGCTTTAAATACGCCCAGTTCAACAATTTGCAATCCTTTGCCGATGCCATTACTGAAAACACCGTTGCCATTATGGTGGAGCCGGTTCAGGGGGAAGGCGGTGTGGTACCTGCCACCCACGAGTTTATGACCGGTCTGCGCAAGCTCTGCGATGAAAAAGGCCTTCTCCTTCTGCTGGATGAGGTGCAGACCGGCTGGTGCAGAACCGGAACGGTCATGGCCTTTATGGATTATGGTGTGAAACCGGATATAGTCTCCATGGCAAAGGCAATGGGTGGTGGCATGCCCATTGGTGCCATCTGTGCCAGCGAGGAGGTGGCCAAAAGCTTTACCTCCGGTTCTCACGGCACCACCTACGGCGGAAACCCGGTGGCCTGCGCGGCATCATTGGCTCAGATCAACGAGCTGCTGGATAGGGGCTTTGCCGAAAACGCCAAAGTTATGGGGGATTATTTCCGCTCGCTGCTGGAAACGCTGCCCCACGTGAAGGAAGTCCGTGGCAAAGGCCTGCTGGTGGGTGTGGAGTTTGAGGAACCCATTACAGCTCTGGATGTGAAGCATGGCTGCTTTGACCGCAAGCTTCTTGTCACCAACATTGGCACAAGCATTGTGCGTATGGTGCCTCCTCTGATTCTCACCAAGGAAGATTGCGATCAGGCCTATGCTATTTTGAAAGAGACGGTGGAGAGCCTTTCCTAG
- a CDS encoding cytidylate kinase-like family protein encodes MENVVVTLARGFGSGGKEIASKLAHRLGISCYENRILTLASQLSGLDEELFSEVNEKIRGKKFAGLLRGLPRSVKPNPMDGFISDDRLFEFQSQILRNLAQSESCVIVGKCADHVLRDFPNVISVYIEAPRAFCLERIMDRMGVNEETAHISITKTDQYRAAYYAHYTGGNYWTNPVNYDMTLNSARVGIDNCVTVIEEYLKIRFPDIQF; translated from the coding sequence GTGGAAAATGTTGTAGTTACCCTTGCCAGAGGTTTTGGCAGCGGCGGCAAGGAGATCGCCTCCAAGCTGGCCCACCGGCTCGGAATAAGCTGCTATGAGAACCGTATCCTTACATTGGCATCTCAGCTCAGCGGGCTGGATGAGGAGCTTTTTTCTGAAGTCAACGAAAAAATCCGAGGCAAAAAGTTTGCAGGCTTGCTCAGGGGGCTTCCCCGGTCGGTAAAGCCCAACCCCATGGATGGGTTTATTTCGGATGACCGTCTTTTCGAGTTTCAAAGCCAGATTCTCCGCAATTTGGCCCAGTCCGAATCCTGTGTGATTGTGGGCAAGTGCGCCGACCATGTGCTCCGGGATTTCCCCAATGTAATCAGCGTCTACATTGAGGCACCTCGTGCCTTCTGTCTGGAGCGGATTATGGACCGCATGGGTGTAAATGAAGAAACAGCCCATATTTCCATCACTAAAACCGATCAGTACCGGGCGGCCTACTATGCCCATTATACAGGCGGCAATTATTGGACCAACCCGGTAAACTACGATATGACACTCAACAGTGCCCGTGTTGGAATTGACAACTGTGTTACAGTCATCGAGGAGTATCTAAAAATACGGTTCCCGGATATTCAGTTCTAG
- a CDS encoding putative sulfate exporter family transporter: protein MVQYKKFIPGLGFTAALGIFSLLISGLIPGDLIGSSVFALLFGMLLNPVLKKIPALTAGVQLASGKVLRLGIILMGITLSFSQVLFVGKYALLLMTFTLLTAFGGGHLLGSLFKVNWKLTSLLSASTAICGGTAVATLGPAIEAEDRDIAYAISATFLFDLLTVIAFPWIGHLLRLSDTSYGLWVGTAVNDTSSVVAAGYGFSEAAGSFAVIVKLTRTLFIVPVVLVFSYIHARSKARAGEGAGAGKKIKLSSIFPWFILAFLAVVALKSTGLVPQPAVTAIARLSKLFMVMALSAIGLKTSFQEIKGIGWKPMLLGVSIDTSVVFVALGAQALIQAFV, encoded by the coding sequence ATGGTACAATATAAGAAGTTCATCCCCGGGCTGGGCTTTACAGCGGCACTTGGCATTTTCTCCCTGCTGATCAGCGGGCTGATTCCCGGTGATTTGATCGGCTCCAGCGTTTTTGCCCTGCTTTTTGGAATGCTCCTAAACCCCGTTTTGAAAAAAATTCCCGCACTAACAGCCGGTGTTCAGCTTGCATCCGGGAAGGTGCTGCGTCTGGGTATCATCCTGATGGGAATTACGCTTAGCTTTTCGCAGGTGCTGTTTGTGGGCAAATATGCTTTGCTTTTAATGACCTTTACTCTTCTCACTGCTTTTGGCGGCGGCCACCTGCTGGGGAGCTTGTTTAAGGTCAACTGGAAGTTGACCAGCTTGCTTTCGGCCAGCACAGCGATCTGCGGCGGCACAGCCGTTGCCACGCTGGGGCCCGCTATTGAAGCTGAGGATCGGGATATCGCCTATGCCATTTCGGCAACCTTTCTGTTTGATCTGCTGACGGTTATTGCCTTTCCGTGGATTGGGCATCTTCTTAGGCTGAGTGACACCAGCTATGGCCTTTGGGTTGGAACAGCGGTAAACGACACTTCCTCTGTTGTAGCCGCAGGCTATGGATTTTCTGAGGCGGCGGGCAGCTTTGCGGTTATTGTCAAGCTGACCAGAACGCTGTTTATTGTGCCGGTTGTTCTGGTATTCTCTTATATCCACGCCAGAAGCAAGGCCCGGGCCGGTGAAGGAGCCGGTGCAGGCAAAAAAATAAAGCTAAGCTCCATTTTCCCTTGGTTTATTTTGGCCTTCTTGGCGGTGGTGGCCCTGAAAAGCACAGGCTTGGTTCCCCAGCCAGCCGTTACCGCTATTGCCCGCTTATCCAAGCTGTTTATGGTTATGGCGCTGAGTGCCATTGGACTTAAAACCAGCTTTCAAGAGATCAAAGGCATCGGGTGGAAGCCTATGCTGTTGGGTGTGAGCATCGATACTTCCGTGGTTTTTGTTGCATTGGGTGCACAGGCGCTGATACAGGCATTTGTGTAA
- a CDS encoding LysR family transcriptional regulator: MLDYRHETFLTLCRIRSYTKTAQALHLTQPAVTQHIKALEAHYGHSLFVYADKTLSLTEHGEQLYKFASTMAADSDYMTGLLRREKLANHPLRFGATLSIGEYVMAPILEQLMRTQPGTPISMLVENTRHLLKKLNSGEIQFALLEGFFDKAAYRSELFSLEPFIAVCAKDSPLASRTLRFEEAAGNNLILREKGSGTREILEHLLQEQNLSIASFASVTEIGNMAVIKKLVERGQGITFLYHAAAKKELEQGRLRQLTIEGLNARREFNFVFLKNSLHTDEFLEHYRMFKAIRDRMR, encoded by the coding sequence ATGCTGGATTATAGGCACGAAACCTTTTTGACCCTCTGCCGCATTCGGAGCTACACCAAAACGGCGCAGGCACTGCATTTAACCCAGCCCGCCGTCACCCAGCATATTAAAGCGCTGGAGGCCCATTATGGACACAGCCTGTTTGTTTATGCCGACAAAACCCTTTCGTTGACCGAGCATGGGGAACAGCTTTATAAGTTTGCTTCCACTATGGCGGCAGACAGCGACTATATGACCGGGCTTTTGCGCAGAGAAAAGCTGGCCAATCATCCGCTCCGTTTTGGTGCAACCCTGAGCATTGGCGAGTATGTTATGGCACCCATACTGGAGCAGCTGATGCGAACCCAGCCCGGTACCCCCATTTCCATGCTGGTGGAAAACACCCGGCATTTGCTGAAAAAACTCAACAGCGGCGAGATTCAGTTTGCCCTGTTGGAAGGCTTTTTTGACAAAGCGGCCTATCGCTCTGAGCTGTTTTCACTGGAACCGTTTATTGCCGTTTGCGCCAAGGATTCCCCACTGGCAAGCCGAACCCTGCGTTTTGAAGAAGCCGCGGGGAACAATCTGATTCTGCGGGAGAAGGGCTCGGGCACCCGTGAAATACTGGAGCATCTTTTACAGGAGCAAAATCTTTCCATCGCTAGCTTTGCCAGTGTAACCGAAATTGGCAACATGGCGGTGATAAAAAAGCTGGTTGAGAGAGGGCAGGGAATCACCTTTTTATATCATGCGGCGGCTAAAAAGGAGCTGGAGCAGGGCCGCCTGCGGCAATTAACCATAGAGGGCCTCAATGCCCGCCGTGAATTCAACTTTGTTTTCTTAAAAAACAGCCTGCATACAGATGAGTTTTTAGAGCATTATCGCATGTTTAAAGCCATACGGGATCGGATGAGATGA
- the ugpC gene encoding sn-glycerol-3-phosphate ABC transporter ATP-binding protein UgpC, translating into MASISLKDICKIYSGNVTAVDNFNLEIQDKEFIILVGPSGCGKSTTLRMIAGLEEISGGELYIGDKLVNDVAPKDRDIAMVFQNYALYPHMTVFKNMAFGLQLRKIPKAEIKRKVEEAAKILDIEHLLERKPKALSGGQRQRVALGRAMVRDPAVFLLDEPLSNLDAKLRTAMRSEITKLHKRLGTTFVYVTHDQIEAMTMGDRIVVMKDGFIQQVDTPQNLYDAPCNMFVAEFIGSPQMNFLPVTIQRQENGFAALFGSIAISIPPGKAPEEVLASYEGKEVMLGIRPENLHEKEGHANLSIASSLEVTVDLAELMGSEIYLYTSADDCKLTAKVSSHSKARSGEQIRLSVDCTKIHLFDKETQETICN; encoded by the coding sequence ATGGCGAGCATCTCCTTAAAGGACATTTGCAAGATTTATTCTGGGAACGTAACCGCTGTAGATAACTTTAACCTTGAAATTCAGGATAAGGAATTCATTATTTTAGTGGGGCCTTCGGGCTGTGGAAAATCCACGACCCTGCGTATGATTGCGGGCCTTGAAGAAATTTCTGGGGGAGAGCTTTATATCGGGGATAAACTTGTAAACGATGTGGCGCCCAAGGATCGTGACATCGCCATGGTATTCCAGAACTATGCGCTGTATCCCCATATGACCGTGTTCAAGAACATGGCCTTTGGTCTCCAGCTGCGAAAAATCCCCAAGGCAGAGATCAAGCGCAAGGTGGAGGAGGCGGCCAAAATTCTGGATATTGAGCATCTCCTTGAGAGAAAACCCAAGGCTCTTTCGGGTGGTCAGCGCCAGCGTGTGGCCCTTGGGCGGGCTATGGTGCGGGACCCGGCGGTGTTTTTGCTGGATGAGCCTCTTTCCAATCTGGATGCCAAGCTGCGAACGGCCATGCGCTCCGAGATTACCAAGCTCCACAAACGTTTGGGCACCACCTTTGTCTATGTCACACACGATCAAATTGAAGCTATGACCATGGGTGACCGCATTGTTGTGATGAAGGATGGCTTTATCCAACAGGTGGATACTCCCCAGAATCTTTACGATGCTCCCTGCAACATGTTTGTGGCCGAGTTTATCGGTTCGCCTCAGATGAATTTTCTTCCGGTTACCATTCAAAGGCAAGAGAATGGCTTTGCCGCCCTGTTCGGCAGCATTGCTATATCCATACCCCCGGGCAAGGCCCCGGAGGAGGTCTTGGCTTCCTATGAGGGCAAAGAAGTTATGCTGGGTATCCGCCCGGAAAATCTCCATGAAAAAGAGGGTCATGCAAACCTTTCCATAGCCAGCTCTTTGGAGGTTACCGTCGATCTGGCGGAGCTGATGGGCTCGGAAATATACCTTTACACCAGCGCAGATGACTGCAAGCTGACTGCCAAGGTATCTTCCCACAGCAAGGCACGGAGCGGCGAGCAGATCAGACTTTCGGTGGACTGCACGAAAATCCACCTGTTTGATAAAGAAACGCAGGAAACCATTTGCAACTAG
- a CDS encoding Gfo/Idh/MocA family oxidoreductase, with amino-acid sequence MVNLVIIGCGDVTEKRHGPLAARSQKVKLKGFYNRSPHKAEAFARKYGGKAYASLIQIWEDDAVDAVLVATPEESHAEIAVAALRAGKHVLCEKPLAASAEEAYRMLEAEKESGKILTIVNTQRLYPAHQWVKHQLDSGEVGRVVAFHSEYATGGLEVTASKEQQEDFYDRSGYTNGVLAQVGNHRIDLLHYLLGEKSSEVLLNAGSHVKTLANGSPIPYEDYAVLNLRYDSGVQGTIAVNWFHYGELRRESCIYGTEGTLVTYAGGADAVLYRKNGEKLAFSAPAAYKELYPEPLTPIIELFADSIAQGKKPFVLSEDGLYALAVQEAAYASLAAGGWIKVKTF; translated from the coding sequence ATGGTTAATTTAGTGATTATCGGCTGCGGAGATGTAACGGAAAAACGCCACGGCCCGCTGGCTGCACGAAGCCAAAAGGTTAAGCTTAAAGGTTTTTATAACCGCTCTCCCCATAAAGCGGAAGCCTTTGCCCGGAAATATGGCGGTAAGGCCTATGCATCACTGATTCAGATATGGGAAGACGATGCAGTGGATGCGGTTCTGGTGGCCACACCGGAAGAATCCCATGCAGAAATTGCCGTTGCAGCGTTAAGGGCAGGTAAGCATGTATTATGTGAAAAGCCTTTGGCGGCCAGTGCAGAAGAGGCCTACCGAATGCTGGAGGCCGAAAAGGAATCGGGTAAAATCCTGACCATTGTCAACACGCAGCGGCTGTATCCCGCTCACCAATGGGTGAAGCATCAGCTGGATTCCGGCGAAGTGGGGCGTGTGGTTGCCTTTCACAGTGAATACGCCACCGGTGGTTTGGAAGTCACGGCTTCCAAGGAGCAGCAAGAAGATTTTTACGATCGAAGCGGTTACACCAACGGGGTCTTGGCGCAGGTGGGGAACCATCGAATTGATCTGCTCCACTATTTGCTGGGCGAGAAGTCAAGTGAGGTTTTGCTCAACGCCGGGTCACATGTAAAAACCCTTGCCAATGGGAGCCCCATTCCCTATGAGGATTATGCGGTACTTAATCTCCGCTACGACAGCGGTGTGCAGGGAACCATTGCAGTCAACTGGTTCCATTACGGGGAGCTGAGGCGGGAAAGCTGTATTTACGGAACAGAAGGAACACTGGTGACCTACGCCGGGGGTGCCGATGCGGTTCTTTACCGCAAGAATGGTGAAAAGCTGGCCTTCTCGGCCCCGGCGGCCTACAAGGAGCTGTATCCCGAGCCGCTTACCCCCATCATCGAGCTTTTTGCCGATTCCATAGCACAGGGGAAGAAACCCTTTGTGCTGTCTGAGGATGGATTGTATGCTCTGGCAGTTCAAGAAGCGGCCTACGCTTCTCTTGCCGCCGGAGGTTGGATAAAGGTTAAAACATTTTAA
- a CDS encoding uroporphyrinogen decarboxylase family protein produces MTSTERVKATLANQPVDRIPISGWRHFPLVDQHPEKFIEKTIEYTDRNDWDIIKLMSQGQFFAQAYGAEIQFSTDPLEWGGKVIRYVVEAPADLEKLQPLPASNPILDREVKLAKGVVEHYKGSKVIIGTTFTPLSWLKQLSPGNPAIAHIQPVKETSPLPDFIQNHKEALHRALRAINQTNKNFVDAQIAAGVDGFFIAEQFASEDDLSREAYAEFGKPYLEELLAYIKGRTWFNMLHIHGSRKLIFDELAGADVQSINWEDRDPAIKDDQQKSLGEIRSITDKVLVGGIEKALPFKLAGQREQLKAHLTRRYQALQEETGGKGVVFAPGCGFGLDVDESLYSVVLEVVQGK; encoded by the coding sequence ATGACCAGTACAGAAAGAGTTAAGGCGACACTTGCCAACCAGCCGGTGGATCGTATTCCCATTTCAGGATGGAGGCATTTTCCTCTCGTTGATCAGCACCCCGAAAAGTTCATTGAGAAAACCATTGAATACACCGACCGGAACGACTGGGATATTATCAAGCTGATGTCCCAAGGGCAGTTTTTCGCACAGGCTTATGGGGCCGAAATCCAGTTTTCCACCGATCCTTTGGAGTGGGGTGGAAAAGTAATCCGGTATGTTGTAGAGGCACCTGCGGATTTGGAGAAGCTCCAGCCTCTTCCGGCCTCCAACCCTATACTTGACCGAGAGGTTAAGCTTGCCAAAGGTGTTGTGGAGCATTACAAAGGCAGTAAGGTGATCATTGGCACAACCTTTACGCCTCTTTCGTGGCTCAAGCAGCTTTCACCGGGTAACCCGGCCATTGCGCACATACAGCCGGTTAAAGAAACCAGCCCCCTGCCTGATTTTATCCAAAACCATAAAGAGGCCTTGCACAGAGCATTGCGGGCGATCAACCAGACCAACAAGAATTTTGTGGATGCCCAGATTGCCGCAGGCGTGGATGGCTTTTTCATCGCCGAGCAATTTGCTTCGGAGGATGATCTTTCCCGGGAGGCCTATGCGGAATTCGGAAAGCCCTATCTGGAAGAACTGCTGGCTTACATCAAGGGGCGGACTTGGTTTAACATGCTGCATATCCATGGTTCCCGCAAGCTGATCTTTGATGAGCTGGCAGGCGCGGATGTGCAGTCCATCAACTGGGAGGATCGGGACCCGGCAATAAAGGATGACCAGCAGAAAAGCCTTGGTGAAATTCGCAGTATAACCGACAAGGTGCTAGTGGGTGGAATCGAGAAAGCGCTGCCATTTAAGCTGGCGGGGCAAAGAGAGCAGCTCAAAGCACATTTAACCAGACGCTATCAGGCCCTTCAGGAAGAAACAGGCGGCAAGGGCGTTGTCTTTGCACCGGGCTGCGGCTTCGGGCTGGATGTGGATGAAAGCCTGTATTCCGTGGTTTTGGAGGTGGTTCAAGGTAAATAG
- a CDS encoding transporter substrate-binding domain-containing protein, with protein MKKKSLTGILAAVLVVSLAACGQTAPAAPASSAGSEAPASTAEASPGVEKVYVAHTQSSKPMNYVNEKGESDGYEVKVMKLIDELLPEYEFEFVPTSDDDLLIGIETGKYDVGTKGAWWTEERSKKFIFPKEAIGASSIGILVRTADSETVTDLLSFAKTGGKLVPIAPNNAQYNVILEYNKENPDNAINLEAADTFEIADAYQWVIEGRYDAFFCTKTSYVNNVTLDESPYSQYNDQLKYIVHRSLPTWPLFNKENQAFADAYDKAFKQLLDSGKINEVMHEYLGENTFDYL; from the coding sequence ATGAAAAAGAAAAGTTTAACCGGTATTCTGGCTGCTGTTCTGGTGGTTTCACTGGCAGCCTGCGGCCAAACTGCCCCGGCAGCCCCGGCTTCCTCCGCCGGCAGTGAAGCTCCTGCTTCCACAGCAGAGGCCTCCCCAGGAGTGGAAAAGGTCTATGTGGCCCATACACAAAGCTCCAAGCCTATGAACTATGTAAACGAAAAAGGCGAATCCGATGGCTACGAGGTAAAGGTAATGAAGCTCATCGACGAGCTTCTGCCCGAATATGAGTTTGAGTTTGTTCCCACCTCTGACGATGACCTGCTTATCGGCATCGAGACCGGCAAATACGATGTGGGCACCAAGGGCGCTTGGTGGACTGAGGAACGCTCCAAAAAATTTATTTTCCCCAAAGAGGCCATTGGTGCCAGCAGCATCGGCATTCTGGTTCGCACTGCGGATAGCGAAACCGTTACAGACCTGCTCAGCTTTGCCAAAACAGGCGGCAAGCTGGTTCCCATTGCCCCCAACAATGCACAGTATAATGTAATCTTGGAATACAACAAAGAAAACCCCGATAACGCCATCAACTTGGAAGCAGCGGATACCTTTGAGATTGCCGATGCCTACCAGTGGGTGATTGAAGGCCGATACGATGCCTTCTTCTGCACCAAAACCTCCTATGTTAACAACGTGACCTTGGATGAATCCCCTTATTCCCAGTATAACGACCAGCTCAAGTATATTGTTCACCGCTCTCTGCCCACATGGCCCCTTTTTAACAAAGAGAATCAGGCCTTTGCAGATGCCTATGACAAGGCCTTTAAACAGCTGCTGGACAGCGGCAAGATCAATGAGGTCATGCATGAATATCTGGGTGAAAACACCTTCGATTATCTATAA
- a CDS encoding amino acid ABC transporter permease: MVFPFKPSVVFESMLAVLPYLPFTLLIVLLAIVLGLLLGGILARMKLSSNRGLRLLADGYTSIMRCTPSIVLLFIVFYGVPKLVWVLFRTDINYLHRGFFTVITFLLLYAATSSELMRSAYESVDKGQREAAVSIGLSEFQSFWRILLPQCFAVALPAFATSAVGLLKETALAFTIGLVDIMGKAKLVISNNYNAYAIETYLGLALIYWAISLLAQLGVSLLEKRLMRGKRQLQAGRGAKNV, encoded by the coding sequence ATGGTTTTTCCTTTTAAACCAAGCGTTGTTTTCGAATCAATGCTTGCTGTGCTGCCCTATTTGCCCTTTACTCTGCTGATTGTTCTGCTTGCCATTGTATTGGGGCTTCTTTTGGGAGGCATTCTGGCAAGAATGAAGCTTTCCTCCAATAGAGGGCTTCGCTTGCTGGCCGATGGTTATACTTCCATTATGCGCTGCACACCCAGCATTGTTCTTCTTTTCATTGTCTTTTATGGCGTTCCCAAGCTGGTCTGGGTGCTCTTTCGCACCGATATCAATTATCTGCACCGGGGCTTTTTCACCGTTATCACCTTCCTCCTTTTATATGCGGCTACCTCCTCGGAGCTCATGCGCTCCGCCTATGAATCGGTGGATAAGGGCCAGAGGGAAGCGGCTGTGAGCATCGGCCTTTCGGAGTTCCAGAGCTTCTGGCGAATTTTGCTGCCCCAGTGCTTTGCCGTGGCACTCCCAGCCTTTGCCACCTCTGCCGTGGGGCTTCTCAAAGAAACAGCGCTGGCCTTCACCATCGGCCTTGTTGATATTATGGGCAAAGCCAAGCTGGTGATTTCCAACAACTACAATGCGTATGCCATTGAGACCTATCTGGGGCTGGCACTGATATACTGGGCGATCTCACTGTTGGCCCAACTGGGTGTCTCGCTTCTGGAAAAAAGGCTGATGCGGGGCAAGCGCCAGCTGCAAGCGGGGAGGGGGGCCAAAAATGTTTAA
- a CDS encoding amino acid ABC transporter permease: MFNTEFFAKTFFLALSGIPTTLNITAVSLLIAVPLAFFMALSRIYRVPMARQAVTLYVSFVRGTPLILQILIVYSLVPSLLAAFFKEIGSSYNIFDLNPIVYGYTVFSLNTAALLTEVFRSALLTVDKGQLEAAHSIGIGTVRAYTRIILPQALVVALPNLANTTITLIKSTSLAFMMTIKEITALAKLEANYGYNYIEAYLDIWIVYILLCSAIEFLFRWAEKAMKVYKSGKTGSVRKNSRKEAVSHAEG; encoded by the coding sequence ATGTTTAACACCGAATTTTTTGCCAAAACCTTTTTTCTGGCCCTTTCCGGTATTCCCACAACCCTGAATATCACGGCGGTTTCTCTGCTTATAGCCGTTCCATTGGCATTTTTTATGGCGCTGTCCAGAATATACCGGGTACCGATGGCACGGCAGGCAGTTACCCTTTATGTTTCCTTTGTGCGGGGAACACCGCTGATCTTGCAGATACTCATTGTCTATAGCCTTGTGCCTTCACTGCTGGCAGCTTTTTTCAAAGAAATAGGGAGCAGCTACAATATCTTTGACCTGAACCCCATCGTATATGGCTATACGGTTTTTTCCCTGAATACAGCGGCTCTGCTCACCGAGGTTTTCCGCTCCGCTCTGCTAACAGTGGATAAAGGCCAGCTGGAAGCGGCCCACTCCATCGGGATTGGCACAGTCCGGGCTTATACCCGTATTATTCTGCCGCAGGCACTGGTGGTGGCGCTGCCCAATCTGGCCAATACCACCATCACCCTGATCAAAAGCACCTCCCTTGCCTTTATGATGACCATCAAGGAAATCACAGCGCTGGCAAAGCTGGAGGCAAACTACGGCTACAATTACATTGAAGCCTATCTGGATATCTGGATTGTCTATATCCTGCTTTGCTCGGCCATTGAGTTTCTGTTCCGGTGGGCAGAAAAGGCAATGAAGGTCTATAAAAGCGGCAAAACCGGTTCTGTGCGAAAAAATAGCCGAAAGGAGGCTGTATCACATGCTGAAGGTTAA